Proteins from a single region of Macaca fascicularis isolate 582-1 chromosome 5, T2T-MFA8v1.1:
- the TMEM165 gene encoding putative divalent cation/proton antiporter TMEM165 isoform X2 translates to MKIPMQKIFTPAAPVHTNKEDPATQTNLGFIHAFVAAISVIIVSELGDKTFFIAAIMAMRYNRLTVLAGAMLALGLMTCLSVLFGYATTVIPRVYTYYVSTVLFAIFGIRMLREGLKMSPDEGQEELEEVQAELKKKDEEFQRTKLLNGPGDVETGTSITVPQKKWLHFISPIFVQALTLTFLAEWGDRSQLTTIVLAAREDPYGVAVGGTVGHCLCTGLAVIGGRMIAQKISVRTVTIIGGIVFLAFAFSALFISPDSGF, encoded by the exons aaaatatttacacCAGCAGCTCCAGTTCATACCAATAAAGAAGATCCTGCTACCCAAACTAATTTGGGATTTATCCATGCATTTGTTGCTGCCATATCAGTTATTATTGTGTCTGAATTGGGTGATAAGACATTTTTTATAGCAGCCATCATGGCAATGCGCTATAACCGCCTGACCGTTCTGGCTGGTGCAATGCTTGCCTTGGGACTAATGACGTGCTTGTCAG ttttgtttggctatgccacCACAGTCATCCCCAGGGTCTATACATACTATGTTTCAACTGTATTATTTGCCATTTTTGGCATTAGAATGCTTCGGGAAGGCTTAAAGATGAGCCCTGATGAGGGTCAAGAGGAACTGGAAGAAGTTCAAGCtgaattaaagaagaaagatgaagaa ttccAACGAACCAAACTTTTAAATGGACCAGGAGATGTCGAAACGGGTACAAGCATAACAGTACCTCAGAAAAAGTGGTTGCATTTTATTTCACCCATTTTTGTTCAAGCTCTTACATTAACATTCTTAGCAGAATGGGGTGATCGCTCTCAACTAACTACAATTGTATTGGCAGCTAGAGAG GACCCCTATGGTGTAGCTGTGGGTGGAACTGTGGGGCACTGCCTGTGCACGGGATTGGCAGTAATTGGAGGAAGAATGATAGCACAGAAAATCTCTGTCAGAACTG tgACAATCATAGGAGGCATCGTTTTTTTGGCGTTTGCATTTTCTGCACTATTTATAAGCCCTGATTCTGGTTTTTGA
- the TMEM165 gene encoding putative divalent cation/proton antiporter TMEM165 isoform X3, translating to MCYTKYKIFTPAAPVHTNKEDPATQTNLGFIHAFVAAISVIIVSELGDKTFFIAAIMAMRYNRLTVLAGAMLALGLMTCLSVLFGYATTVIPRVYTYYVSTVLFAIFGIRMLREGLKMSPDEGQEELEEVQAELKKKDEEFQRTKLLNGPGDVETGTSITVPQKKWLHFISPIFVQALTLTFLAEWGDRSQLTTIVLAAREDPYGVAVGGTVGHCLCTGLAVIGGRMIAQKISVRTVTIIGGIVFLAFAFSALFISPDSGF from the exons aaaatatttacacCAGCAGCTCCAGTTCATACCAATAAAGAAGATCCTGCTACCCAAACTAATTTGGGATTTATCCATGCATTTGTTGCTGCCATATCAGTTATTATTGTGTCTGAATTGGGTGATAAGACATTTTTTATAGCAGCCATCATGGCAATGCGCTATAACCGCCTGACCGTTCTGGCTGGTGCAATGCTTGCCTTGGGACTAATGACGTGCTTGTCAG ttttgtttggctatgccacCACAGTCATCCCCAGGGTCTATACATACTATGTTTCAACTGTATTATTTGCCATTTTTGGCATTAGAATGCTTCGGGAAGGCTTAAAGATGAGCCCTGATGAGGGTCAAGAGGAACTGGAAGAAGTTCAAGCtgaattaaagaagaaagatgaagaa ttccAACGAACCAAACTTTTAAATGGACCAGGAGATGTCGAAACGGGTACAAGCATAACAGTACCTCAGAAAAAGTGGTTGCATTTTATTTCACCCATTTTTGTTCAAGCTCTTACATTAACATTCTTAGCAGAATGGGGTGATCGCTCTCAACTAACTACAATTGTATTGGCAGCTAGAGAG GACCCCTATGGTGTAGCTGTGGGTGGAACTGTGGGGCACTGCCTGTGCACGGGATTGGCAGTAATTGGAGGAAGAATGATAGCACAGAAAATCTCTGTCAGAACTG tgACAATCATAGGAGGCATCGTTTTTTTGGCGTTTGCATTTTCTGCACTATTTATAAGCCCTGATTCTGGTTTTTGA